The following proteins are encoded in a genomic region of Planococcus lenghuensis:
- a CDS encoding helix-turn-helix domain-containing protein encodes MASSTSYKNNEKNYYPEQLIIQECRNCLKTASPSLNDKGERFLEYFQSNSTKEGVLFRTIQELTRELNMPHQTLTKILKVLENNELIYRRNGIIGLWKK; translated from the coding sequence ATGGCGTCTTCCACGAGCTACAAAAATAATGAAAAAAATTATTACCCGGAGCAGCTGATTATTCAGGAATGCAGGAATTGTTTGAAAACTGCTTCTCCGTCTTTAAATGATAAAGGAGAACGGTTCCTTGAATACTTCCAGTCAAACTCGACGAAAGAAGGAGTATTGTTCCGGACTATCCAGGAATTGACCCGAGAATTGAATATGCCCCATCAGACATTGACCAAAATTTTGAAAGTGCTTGAGAATAATGAATTGATCTATCGCAGAAATGGAATCATCGGTTTATGGAAGAAGTAA
- a CDS encoding tetratricopeptide repeat protein, translated as MKNRKLFAETEADLIVLGSRLTTSVTKPSGRVLNGKPRIASFLPAGPERRSRMETGARIKYHRIKQQLELSDLAADLLLPAELKKIELGEITPSPEVLKALCEKLKIPLNPIENPIGQELIEQFKEMLLHPQERIRIREHYYFILQHPLLNIDEEVELEYSIQLIRFFVITGDLDGAGEKIQELEKFKEFMNQEQYYLFHKYCGNHNYMIKNFDEALNLYLLAEKIAPSSVLPTECGDLYYSIAISAAQLHKNEVADKYSRMALAIYEEEFVPKRIVECHINLGITQQRLKNFKASLDHLKIALKIGKKLNINNLLYISEFNCSIFYYAHRDFNSSIHHMENCLNYIPDEYIADKLAAYCLLVKCCFEKQDYIGLQKWMKTGNNLVIDNNIDLNSPTNQKFSEAYYEFRCLQNLYEENYTAFEKDALKSLIPVLETDKNFHDLAYYYGHLGNVYLKLGKFKKSAIMLSEAQEALKKFNSFH; from the coding sequence ATGAAAAATAGAAAACTCTTCGCTGAAACGGAGGCGGATCTCATCGTATTAGGCAGTCGTTTAACCACGTCGGTTACAAAACCATCCGGACGTGTCCTGAATGGAAAACCCAGAATTGCCAGCTTCCTCCCCGCCGGTCCTGAAAGGAGAAGTCGAATGGAAACTGGAGCCCGCATCAAATATCATCGAATAAAACAGCAGCTGGAACTGAGCGACCTGGCAGCAGACCTTCTGCTTCCAGCTGAGCTAAAAAAAATCGAGTTAGGCGAAATTACCCCTTCACCTGAAGTATTAAAAGCGTTATGTGAAAAACTTAAAATCCCGTTAAATCCAATTGAAAATCCGATTGGACAAGAATTGATCGAGCAATTCAAGGAAATGCTGCTGCATCCGCAAGAACGAATCCGGATCAGAGAGCATTACTATTTCATTTTGCAGCACCCTCTGCTCAACATTGATGAAGAAGTAGAGCTGGAATATAGCATTCAATTGATTCGTTTCTTCGTCATCACAGGAGACTTAGATGGCGCTGGAGAAAAGATTCAAGAACTAGAAAAATTCAAAGAATTTATGAACCAAGAGCAGTACTATCTATTCCATAAATATTGCGGGAACCATAATTACATGATAAAGAATTTTGATGAAGCGCTGAATTTATACTTACTTGCAGAAAAAATCGCTCCATCTTCTGTATTACCAACTGAATGTGGTGACCTGTATTATTCTATAGCTATATCTGCTGCACAGTTGCACAAAAATGAAGTAGCTGATAAATATTCTCGAATGGCACTTGCTATCTATGAAGAAGAATTCGTACCTAAACGTATCGTTGAGTGTCATATTAACCTTGGTATTACGCAGCAGCGTTTAAAAAATTTCAAAGCATCACTTGACCATTTAAAAATCGCTTTAAAAATCGGCAAAAAGTTGAATATTAATAATTTACTATATATTTCTGAGTTTAATTGTAGTATTTTCTACTACGCCCACCGAGATTTCAACTCTTCAATTCATCACATGGAAAATTGCCTCAACTATATACCTGATGAATATATTGCTGATAAATTGGCCGCGTACTGTTTACTTGTAAAATGCTGTTTCGAGAAACAAGATTATATAGGACTTCAGAAATGGATGAAGACAGGAAACAATTTAGTAATCGATAATAATATTGATCTTAACTCTCCAACTAATCAAAAGTTTAGCGAAGCCTATTACGAATTCCGGTGTCTACAAAATCTCTATGAAGAAAATTACACTGCATTCGAAAAAGATGCGCTAAAAAGCCTAATTCCGGTATTAGAAACCGATAAAAATTTTCACGATCTGGCATATTATTATGGACATTTGGGTAATGTATACTTGAAATTAGGAAAATTCAAGAAGTCTGCTATAATGCTAAGTGAGGCTCAAGAAGCTCTTAAAAAATTCAATAGTTTTCATTGA
- a CDS encoding iron-containing alcohol dehydrogenase, giving the protein MTVSKLVFVPLSYTGWGALDHLIPETKKHSPRKILIVTDPMLEKLGLTKQVTEPLQNEGYEVILYTEVVPEPPIAIGEKLAKFTRSGGFDMVIGFGGGSALDLAKVASAMAAHEGNVADYLNLSGTKKISKKGLPMILIPTTSGTGSEVTNIAVLSLETTKDVITHDYLLADAAIVDPVLTVSVPAKVTAATGIDALTHAVEAYVSVNASPATDALALQAIRLIAGSLRQAVNNGEDKQARTDMSLGSYLAGLAFFNAGVAGVHALAYPLGGQFHIAHGDSNAVLLPYVIGYIRKSCMSRMADILEALDGNSAYLSDEQASRRCVEELVRIVNDVGIPQTLQGFDVPESALEPLTADAVKQKRLLARSPMELAEDDIRKIYRSAFDGIVTEPT; this is encoded by the coding sequence ATGACCGTTTCAAAACTCGTATTTGTTCCACTCAGTTACACCGGATGGGGCGCACTTGATCACTTGATTCCTGAAACAAAAAAGCATTCTCCCCGGAAAATACTGATCGTGACCGATCCGATGCTCGAGAAACTTGGATTAACGAAACAAGTGACTGAACCGCTTCAAAATGAGGGTTATGAAGTCATCCTCTATACAGAGGTGGTGCCGGAACCGCCGATCGCCATCGGGGAAAAACTCGCGAAATTTACGCGCAGCGGCGGTTTTGATATGGTGATTGGCTTCGGTGGCGGCAGCGCACTCGATTTGGCGAAAGTCGCTTCTGCAATGGCTGCCCATGAAGGAAACGTGGCCGATTACTTGAACCTTAGCGGAACAAAGAAAATTTCCAAAAAGGGGCTGCCGATGATCTTGATTCCGACAACTTCAGGTACGGGATCTGAAGTGACGAACATCGCCGTATTATCGCTTGAAACGACGAAAGATGTCATCACCCATGATTATTTGCTGGCGGATGCAGCGATCGTCGATCCGGTCCTGACTGTTTCCGTGCCGGCAAAAGTGACGGCCGCCACCGGCATTGATGCGCTGACTCATGCGGTTGAAGCTTACGTTTCGGTCAATGCCAGCCCGGCGACGGATGCGCTTGCGCTCCAGGCGATTCGCCTGATCGCCGGTTCCCTTAGACAGGCGGTTAATAACGGCGAAGATAAACAGGCCCGGACCGATATGAGCCTCGGTAGTTACTTGGCCGGCCTTGCGTTTTTTAATGCCGGTGTCGCCGGCGTACATGCCCTCGCCTATCCGCTCGGGGGCCAATTCCATATTGCCCACGGTGACTCGAACGCTGTGTTGCTGCCGTACGTGATAGGATATATCCGCAAAAGCTGCATGTCACGCATGGCGGATATTTTAGAAGCGCTCGATGGGAACTCCGCGTATCTGTCTGACGAACAAGCATCGCGCCGCTGTGTGGAAGAACTGGTCCGGATTGTGAATGACGTCGGTATCCCGCAGACACTTCAAGGCTTTGATGTGCCGGAAAGCGCGCTGGAGCCACTGACTGCAGACGCCGTCAAACAAAAACGCCTGCTGGCCCGAAGCCCCATGGAACTTGCGGAAGATGACATTCGGAAAATTTACCGGTCGGCCTTTGATGGAATTGTGACAGAACCAACCTGA
- a CDS encoding general stress protein — MKSNERLVEVIYTPDELDRKVEELKLQGYNERDLHILASNESELIQHVSDGTERFKSFYTDRDLNEERFRELNLTETDQGKFKDGLNRGGAVIYADHGVPRRDRINDTGTTVGDKFDDGRVIAAGTNFEEDETSETDYTAERIVIDSTDNRTETRRAEDNTSRPTPEAEQTQNDSRYVDDRYIEGKHIKDDDGIHGRNTAYALFDRHEERGDDVRHPDARIIDKDVQKGERAAHKASNNEEEHGSPIHPSSSKDDIEPRSSARTNHEPGLLRETEQEADRHQDHPYEDRNDGVNRSDDEFSPGNDPNLGPAPFGRDSEEQHLAETKREKRVVTDKRERSDREDDLPDDGRNRRSIRNDDLPPSSRPF; from the coding sequence ATGAAGTCAAATGAACGTTTAGTAGAAGTGATTTATACACCGGATGAACTGGACCGGAAAGTGGAAGAGCTGAAGTTGCAGGGTTATAACGAAAGAGATTTGCATATACTTGCAAGCAATGAAAGCGAATTGATTCAACACGTCTCAGATGGAACAGAGAGATTCAAATCTTTCTACACAGACAGGGACTTAAACGAAGAACGCTTCCGCGAATTGAACCTGACAGAAACGGATCAGGGAAAGTTCAAGGATGGGCTTAACCGCGGTGGAGCAGTAATTTATGCGGATCACGGAGTACCGCGCCGTGATAGGATCAACGATACGGGAACGACGGTGGGGGATAAATTCGATGATGGCCGGGTGATCGCAGCCGGAACGAATTTTGAAGAAGATGAGACCAGTGAGACCGACTATACGGCAGAACGCATCGTGATTGATTCAACTGATAACAGAACGGAAACACGCCGGGCAGAAGATAATACAAGCCGGCCCACACCAGAAGCGGAACAGACGCAGAATGATTCCCGTTATGTTGATGACCGGTATATCGAAGGGAAGCATATTAAAGACGATGACGGTATCCATGGCCGCAATACGGCATATGCTTTGTTTGACCGCCACGAAGAGCGGGGAGACGATGTGCGGCATCCTGATGCCCGAATCATTGACAAGGACGTGCAAAAAGGTGAGAGAGCCGCACATAAAGCAAGCAATAATGAAGAAGAGCATGGTTCTCCGATTCATCCATCATCAAGTAAGGATGATATTGAACCGCGATCGAGTGCCCGTACTAACCATGAACCAGGTCTGCTGCGGGAAACAGAACAAGAAGCCGACCGTCATCAAGATCATCCGTATGAAGACCGCAATGATGGGGTGAACCGCAGTGACGATGAATTTTCACCCGGCAACGATCCGAATCTCGGTCCGGCACCATTCGGGCGGGATTCAGAGGAACAGCATCTTGCGGAAACAAAGCGGGAAAAACGAGTGGTCACTGACAAGCGGGAACGCAGCGATCGTGAAGACGACCTGCCGGATGATGGGCGAAATCGCCGCAGTATCCGCAATGACGATTTACCGCCTTCATCCCGGCCATTCTAA
- a CDS encoding 3'-5' exonuclease, which translates to MEKRSAEQLLKQKKKMQYSGSRKNRQQKYSLSMEVVKNYVVLDFETTGLSAWKDKIIQIGAVKYENHRRTDTFYLLVDPQCHISRTITSITGIRNEDVAGAPVIEEVIDDLIAFIGDYPIVAHNAPFDMGFLYALDSIASIPAYTVIDTVRLAKQTLRNIPDYKLTTLSAFLELEHHAHDALGDCLAAAAIYQFCAVQN; encoded by the coding sequence ATGGAAAAGCGGAGTGCGGAACAATTACTTAAACAAAAGAAAAAAATGCAATACAGCGGCAGCCGGAAAAACCGGCAACAGAAATATTCACTCAGCATGGAAGTGGTCAAAAATTATGTCGTTCTCGACTTTGAAACAACCGGTTTGAGTGCCTGGAAAGATAAGATCATTCAAATCGGGGCGGTTAAGTATGAAAATCATCGCCGTACGGATACCTTCTACCTGCTGGTGGACCCACAATGCCATATCTCCAGGACCATCACTTCCATCACTGGCATCCGGAATGAAGACGTGGCAGGGGCACCGGTCATTGAAGAAGTCATCGATGATTTAATCGCATTCATTGGAGATTATCCGATTGTCGCCCATAATGCCCCGTTCGATATGGGATTTCTGTATGCACTGGATTCCATAGCGTCTATTCCGGCATATACCGTCATCGATACCGTCCGGCTTGCCAAACAGACGTTACGGAACATCCCGGATTACAAGCTGACGACGTTGTCAGCCTTTCTCGAGCTGGAACATCACGCTCATGATGCACTTGGTGATTGCCTGGCTGCCGCAGCGATTTACCAGTTCTGTGCTGTCCAAAATTGA
- a CDS encoding general stress protein has protein sequence MHVNKELAGIAFSDAEARNWILDLEKKGYRAHDIHVIADDEKKFRSWEQGMGIQVESDHSNSSFADKFKNFLSGRDQADEGLNALHLTDAEREKCREAIRSGGVLLYVEEEAGTAAAAAETGHDRGPVDAVRDGDFKDRSAAGADAPDAHISPSTNQYVNSVDNNYGQQEERFAEGETFIPTGDFMVFPILLKDINHYSFTEGEKPFVQRPRAGMSKTETNSNPEQ, from the coding sequence ATGCACGTGAATAAAGAACTGGCAGGTATCGCGTTTTCTGATGCCGAAGCAAGAAACTGGATTCTTGACCTGGAGAAAAAGGGGTATCGCGCACACGATATTCATGTAATTGCGGATGACGAAAAGAAATTCCGGTCCTGGGAACAAGGGATGGGAATTCAAGTGGAATCAGATCATAGCAATTCTTCGTTTGCAGATAAATTCAAAAACTTTTTAAGTGGCCGGGATCAGGCCGATGAAGGACTGAATGCACTCCATCTGACCGATGCTGAACGTGAGAAGTGCCGGGAAGCTATTCGAAGCGGCGGCGTTTTGCTTTATGTGGAAGAAGAAGCGGGAACTGCAGCGGCTGCAGCAGAAACCGGACATGACCGAGGACCGGTTGATGCAGTCCGGGACGGTGACTTCAAGGACCGATCCGCAGCCGGTGCAGACGCGCCAGATGCCCATATTTCGCCGTCAACGAATCAGTATGTCAATTCAGTTGATAATAATTACGGCCAGCAGGAAGAGCGGTTCGCCGAAGGAGAAACCTTCATCCCAACAGGTGATTTCATGGTATTCCCAATCCTGCTGAAGGATATCAATCATTACTCGTTCACTGAAGGAGAAAAACCATTTGTTCAGCGACCCCGCGCTGGAATGAGCAAGACAGAGACAAATTCCAATCCTGAACAATAG
- a CDS encoding NAD-dependent malic enzyme produces the protein MTERQVIRTLIVEIPSAPGSFAKVATAIGNVGGDIGDIKTIKIGTLSTVRDITVVCEDDDELNAVVSEVEALGNGVKILAVTDDVLKAHEGGKIHMKSKTDVRSLSDLRRVYTPGVANVCEEIQRHPEKARYFTSIGNTVAIVTDGTAVLGLGNIGPVAGMPVMEGKAVLFDQFAGISGVPVLLDTSDPDKVVETVKHIHQSYGAILLEDIGSPHCFEIEERLKAELPIPVMHDDQHGTAVVTLASFLTACKAAEIDPAKAVVGQIGLGAAGIAICRMLMAYGVKDVFGIDLNEEAVNRLKGYGGKTMDSLNDLMDTCDIVIATTGVQGLIKPEMVKKGQVILALSNPHPEIRPEDALEAGAAFAADGRLVNNVLGFPGIFRGALNAEAKEITYAMLIAAAEAIVDNTRPGDLVPNALNPAVHQAVAEAVERVASIKAK, from the coding sequence ATGACAGAAAGACAAGTTATTCGGACATTGATCGTAGAAATCCCATCAGCACCCGGCAGTTTTGCAAAAGTGGCGACGGCTATTGGAAATGTCGGCGGCGATATCGGTGACATTAAAACAATTAAAATCGGCACGCTTTCAACGGTGCGTGATATTACAGTTGTCTGTGAAGACGACGATGAACTGAATGCGGTTGTTAGTGAAGTGGAAGCACTTGGTAATGGTGTGAAAATCCTTGCTGTGACTGATGATGTGCTAAAGGCGCATGAGGGCGGCAAAATTCATATGAAGAGCAAGACGGACGTCCGGTCGCTGAGTGACCTGCGCCGGGTTTATACGCCTGGAGTAGCGAATGTGTGCGAAGAGATCCAGCGGCATCCGGAAAAGGCCCGCTACTTCACAAGCATCGGCAATACAGTGGCCATTGTGACTGACGGTACTGCGGTTTTGGGATTGGGAAACATCGGGCCGGTCGCAGGTATGCCCGTCATGGAAGGGAAAGCTGTTCTGTTTGACCAGTTTGCAGGTATCAGCGGTGTACCGGTTTTACTGGACACGAGCGATCCGGACAAAGTAGTGGAGACAGTGAAACACATCCATCAGAGCTACGGTGCAATCTTGCTTGAGGATATCGGATCCCCTCATTGTTTTGAAATTGAAGAACGGCTGAAAGCGGAGCTGCCGATTCCGGTCATGCATGATGATCAGCACGGAACAGCTGTCGTGACACTTGCTTCATTTCTGACAGCCTGCAAAGCGGCGGAGATTGATCCTGCAAAGGCGGTAGTGGGACAGATCGGACTGGGGGCAGCCGGCATTGCAATCTGCAGAATGCTCATGGCATATGGAGTGAAGGATGTATTCGGCATTGATCTGAACGAAGAAGCAGTAAACCGACTAAAAGGTTATGGCGGAAAAACAATGGATTCGCTCAATGATTTGATGGATACATGTGACATCGTCATTGCGACAACAGGCGTACAAGGGCTCATAAAACCGGAAATGGTGAAAAAGGGGCAAGTCATCCTGGCCTTGTCCAATCCACATCCGGAAATCCGACCGGAAGATGCGCTTGAGGCCGGTGCTGCATTTGCTGCTGACGGACGTCTCGTCAATAACGTGCTGGGCTTCCCGGGAATATTCCGCGGCGCATTGAATGCGGAAGCTAAGGAAATCACATATGCGATGCTGATCGCAGCAGCAGAAGCGATCGTGGATAATACAAGACCGGGCGATCTTGTGCCGAATGCGCTGAACCCCGCGGTACATCAGGCGGTCGCAGAAGCAGTGGAACGTGTCGCTTCAATCAAAGCCAAATAA
- a CDS encoding M20 family metallo-hydrolase: MKDFYAQLVDGYDQNLNKDGVNGERLAKRFASLAEIGVSEQRFWRPGYSADEKKAKELVKEWMREAGFHVREDGAGNVIGRLEGKNAEAKAIASGSHVDSVPNGGHFDGPLGVLAALEVAEAWRETGYQPEKPYELLIFSDEEGSRFNSGLSGSMAMTGEADLDEFTALTDFNGTSFEQVLTEYGSSLEGYRKAKRDITEELELFVELHIEQGKKLEQEQQPVGIVSGIAGPAWLEVVFTGEAGHAGNTPMRGRKDPLVAAAAFIQRVAELPATISDTAVATVGKLDVSPNGTNVIPQEVKLIVDLRDIHEEPRDQLLEAVRQEANRISKSSGVAAKLSQKTKIKPIPVEEKWQSQLSESLRKFNITPIRIPSGAGHDAMILGRHIAVAMLFARSRDGISHNPREWTSLNDCVTAAHILKDFIEQQQSATAG, from the coding sequence ATGAAGGATTTTTATGCACAGCTGGTGGATGGATATGATCAGAACCTAAATAAAGACGGTGTGAACGGAGAACGGTTGGCTAAACGGTTTGCTTCACTTGCAGAAATCGGTGTGTCGGAACAGCGATTTTGGCGACCGGGCTATTCAGCAGATGAGAAGAAGGCAAAAGAACTGGTGAAGGAATGGATGCGGGAAGCGGGATTCCACGTGCGGGAAGATGGCGCGGGAAATGTAATCGGACGTTTGGAAGGGAAAAATGCGGAGGCGAAAGCGATCGCTTCCGGATCGCACGTGGACAGCGTGCCGAATGGCGGCCATTTCGATGGTCCGCTTGGCGTACTTGCGGCCTTGGAAGTGGCAGAAGCCTGGCGGGAGACTGGGTATCAGCCTGAAAAACCATATGAATTACTGATCTTTTCAGATGAAGAAGGATCCCGTTTCAACAGTGGCCTGAGCGGCAGTATGGCTATGACCGGTGAAGCGGATTTGGACGAATTCACAGCACTGACAGATTTCAATGGTACGTCTTTTGAACAGGTGCTGACTGAATACGGCAGCAGCCTGGAGGGCTATCGGAAGGCGAAACGGGATATCACAGAGGAACTTGAATTGTTTGTGGAGTTGCATATCGAACAAGGGAAGAAACTGGAACAGGAACAGCAGCCGGTCGGCATTGTGAGCGGCATCGCAGGACCTGCCTGGTTGGAAGTGGTTTTTACAGGAGAAGCAGGTCATGCAGGCAATACACCGATGAGAGGAAGGAAGGATCCTCTTGTAGCGGCCGCTGCCTTCATTCAACGCGTTGCCGAATTGCCGGCTACGATAAGCGATACTGCGGTGGCGACCGTTGGAAAACTGGATGTGTCTCCGAATGGAACGAACGTTATTCCGCAGGAAGTGAAATTGATTGTTGATCTGCGGGATATCCATGAAGAACCAAGGGATCAGCTGCTGGAGGCAGTCAGACAGGAAGCAAATCGGATCAGTAAATCGAGCGGCGTTGCAGCAAAACTTAGCCAAAAAACAAAAATCAAGCCAATCCCCGTTGAAGAAAAATGGCAGTCCCAGCTTTCGGAATCACTGAGAAAGTTTAATATCACTCCGATTCGCATACCCAGCGGGGCCGGACATGACGCAATGATCCTTGGGCGCCATATTGCAGTAGCCATGCTATTTGCCCGTAGCAGAGATGGAATTAGCCATAATCCGCGGGAATGGACCTCGCTGAATGATTGTGTCACGGCAGCGCATATTTTAAAAGACTTTATTGAGCAACAGCAATCGGCTACTGCCGGTTAA
- the nhaC gene encoding Na+/H+ antiporter NhaC encodes MENRISFWWAIVPLIAMIAAMLITIVYLEQGPHMPLLFGTAVAALVAWRSGSKWEDIEEAMYKGIRLALPAIIIIILIGLIIGSWIGSGVVATMILYGLNILTPALFLVSIAVICAVVSLAIGSSWSTMGTIGVAGMGIGLSMGIPPAMIAGAVISGSYFGDKMSPLSDTTNLAAGLTGTDLFVHIKHMWWTTVPGFIIALAVFWFLGRDFSAAGTDTADIATTMAVLQDSFVISPWLLLIPLAVFVMVGFKVPAIPALLVGVLLGFVAQIFVQGGSLSEAVGVLQGGYVIETGNILVDDLFNRGGLDSMMYTVSMILVAMSFGGILEYTGMLKAIMAQILKMAKTGGRLVASTVLSATATNAMCAEQYISIVVPSRMYASSYKEKNLASKNLSRALEDGGTLTSVFFAWNTCGVFILGTLGVSAFEYAAFAVFNYTVPLISIIYGLTGFTITKQQSDDYTPDTVQPE; translated from the coding sequence ATGGAAAATCGGATATCTTTCTGGTGGGCGATTGTGCCGCTGATTGCAATGATTGCAGCTATGCTCATCACCATCGTATACCTGGAACAGGGGCCACATATGCCGCTTCTGTTCGGTACGGCTGTTGCAGCGCTGGTTGCCTGGCGGTCCGGAAGTAAATGGGAAGACATTGAAGAAGCGATGTACAAAGGCATCCGGCTTGCTTTGCCGGCCATCATCATCATTATCTTAATCGGTCTTATTATCGGCTCGTGGATCGGAAGCGGTGTAGTGGCTACCATGATCCTGTATGGGCTGAATATTTTAACACCGGCCCTCTTTCTTGTGTCAATCGCTGTAATTTGTGCAGTGGTTTCGCTGGCCATTGGAAGCTCCTGGTCAACGATGGGGACAATCGGAGTTGCCGGAATGGGCATTGGACTCAGCATGGGAATTCCTCCTGCGATGATTGCGGGAGCGGTCATCTCCGGATCTTATTTTGGGGATAAAATGTCACCGCTTTCAGATACGACCAATTTAGCAGCCGGGTTGACCGGTACGGATTTATTCGTTCACATTAAGCATATGTGGTGGACAACGGTGCCTGGTTTCATCATTGCGCTCGCTGTTTTCTGGTTTTTGGGCCGGGATTTTTCAGCTGCAGGTACTGACACAGCAGATATCGCAACGACGATGGCTGTATTGCAGGACAGCTTCGTTATTTCGCCATGGCTGCTCCTGATTCCGCTGGCTGTTTTCGTAATGGTCGGTTTTAAAGTTCCTGCCATCCCGGCATTGTTGGTCGGTGTGCTCCTTGGTTTTGTTGCGCAGATCTTCGTGCAGGGTGGATCGCTTTCGGAAGCGGTCGGTGTTCTGCAGGGCGGATATGTTATTGAAACAGGTAACATTCTCGTGGATGATCTGTTCAATCGGGGCGGCCTCGATTCAATGATGTATACCGTTTCCATGATTCTCGTGGCAATGTCGTTTGGCGGTATTCTTGAATATACCGGAATGCTGAAGGCAATCATGGCCCAGATTTTGAAAATGGCCAAAACCGGCGGCCGGCTTGTTGCTTCCACTGTGTTATCAGCGACTGCAACGAATGCTATGTGCGCCGAGCAGTACATTTCGATCGTAGTCCCCTCCCGGATGTATGCGAGTTCGTACAAGGAAAAGAACTTGGCCTCTAAAAACTTATCCCGCGCCCTTGAAGACGGCGGGACATTGACTTCTGTTTTCTTTGCTTGGAATACATGTGGTGTCTTTATTCTCGGAACACTTGGTGTCAGTGCGTTTGAATATGCGGCGTTTGCGGTCTTCAATTACACTGTGCCGCTCATTTCCATCATCTACGGACTGACCGGTTTTACGATAACGAAACAACAGTCAGACGATTATACACCGGATACTGTCCAGCCTGAATAA